The following are from one region of the Dermacentor albipictus isolate Rhodes 1998 colony chromosome 5, USDA_Dalb.pri_finalv2, whole genome shotgun sequence genome:
- the LOC139060284 gene encoding uncharacterized protein has protein sequence MSSCSGSYGSYCCVQWCQNNGRTRKKPGTSFFRIPQDSRSTAWVAYSRRADLMEKPAGVLYKSYRICSDHFTAKDFLDPGRTRLIRTAVPTVSSAFADAADVPSVGGFAVASHQNTVPEDHLEKSIGISTMFEDPALQGCSRPASEEQAGEDVLHKTCEQGSLMTASHAAKASLQQMSGCNTPVSELGATTSQVDMFGSSSTEDERCAVDDAISEVP, from the exons ATGTCCTCCTGTAGTGGCTCGTACGGCAGTTACTGTTGTGTACAGTGGTGCCAAAACAATGGAAGAACGAGAAAGAAGCCCGGCACCAGTTTTTTTCGTATCCCACAGGACAGCAG GTCGACGGCATGGGTGGCATATTCCCGCAGAGCCGACCTTATGGAAAAGCCGGCAGGTGTGTTGTACAAGTCATACAGGATATGCAGCGACCATTTCACTGCAAAAGATTTCCTGGACCCAGGTCGCACGCGACTCATTAGAACAGCTGTACCTACAGTTTCCTCAG cttttgcagatgctgccgaTGTGCCATCTGTTGGAGGTTTCGCTGTTGCATCACATCAAAACACCGTTCCAGAGGACCATCTGGAAAAGTCTATAGGCATCAGCACTATGTTTGAAGACCCTGCTTTGCAAG GCTGCAGCCGTCCTGCAAGTGAGGAACAAGCTGGTGAGGACGTCCTACATAAGACATGCGAGCAAGGCTCCCTCATGACGGCAAGCCATGCTGCTAAAG CAAGCctacaacagatgtctggctgcAACACCCCTGTGAGCGAGCTAGGTGCAACGACCTCCCAGGTGGATATGTTTGGCAGCAGTTCTACCGAGGATGAGCGTTGTGCTGTTGATG ACGCCATTTCCGAGGTGCCC